From a single Paraburkholderia sp. FT54 genomic region:
- a CDS encoding M23 family metallopeptidase: MSSVFHAGSRLASGSVSFVTRRTALALALSAAGGAAVLALAAGFVIGSHWSARTGSGDQAAVRVEHDYAIDQLGKLNASVAQIEPRIARLTAQVGDLRDFEARLNTPRPALRASVAPATPGAASAASETDTSATDSEGEGGPSLPPRRCSDLAPSLGRHADAGRTGQQLDCIAATLSALERQTADHAVVYAAFPGRMPADGARFGSPFGNRTDPFTHRLSFHPGLDLVARTGTPILAAAGGRVVFAGEKSGYGDAVEIDHGNGLMTRYGHAARIVVHVGDLVLPRQYIADVGSTGRSTGPHLHFEVLVNGAPVNPLAYLALFPPTPHG, encoded by the coding sequence ATGTCTTCCGTGTTTCATGCGGGCAGTCGGCTTGCCAGCGGTTCGGTCAGCTTCGTCACGCGCCGCACGGCGCTCGCGCTCGCCTTGAGCGCGGCGGGCGGCGCGGCAGTGCTGGCGCTCGCGGCGGGCTTTGTGATCGGCTCGCACTGGTCCGCGCGCACCGGGTCGGGCGACCAGGCGGCGGTCCGCGTCGAGCACGACTATGCGATCGATCAACTCGGCAAGCTGAACGCCTCGGTGGCGCAGATCGAGCCGCGCATCGCGCGCCTCACGGCTCAGGTCGGCGACTTGCGCGATTTCGAAGCGCGCCTGAATACGCCGCGGCCCGCGCTGCGCGCATCCGTGGCGCCGGCCACGCCGGGTGCGGCGTCTGCGGCGTCCGAAACCGATACGTCCGCCACCGACAGCGAAGGCGAGGGCGGCCCGTCCTTGCCGCCGCGCCGCTGCAGCGACCTCGCGCCGTCACTGGGCCGGCATGCCGATGCCGGGCGCACCGGCCAGCAACTCGATTGCATTGCCGCGACCCTGTCGGCGCTCGAGCGGCAGACCGCCGATCACGCCGTCGTATACGCGGCCTTTCCCGGCCGCATGCCCGCCGACGGCGCGCGCTTCGGCTCGCCGTTCGGCAACCGCACGGATCCCTTCACGCATCGTTTGAGCTTTCATCCGGGCCTCGATCTGGTGGCTAGAACCGGCACGCCGATTCTGGCGGCGGCGGGCGGCCGGGTGGTCTTCGCCGGCGAGAAATCGGGCTACGGCGACGCCGTCGAAATCGATCATGGCAACGGGCTCATGACCCGCTACGGCCACGCGGCGCGCATTGTCGTGCATGTCGGCGATCTGGTGCTGCCGCGCCAATACATCGCCGATGTCGGCTCGACCGGGCGCTCCACCGGCCCGCATCTGCATTTCGAAGTTCTCGTCAACGGCGCGCCGGTCAACCCGCTCGCCTATCTCGCGCTTTTTCCGCCCACACCTCATGGTTGA
- a CDS encoding PRC-barrel domain-containing protein, translating into MVSKVLVAVLLVACAAVTAQGAAAQVVGQQPIGITVVEADAILAGWSVKRSILRKPVFNENADKIGTVYDIVVAPDKSISYAIIDAQEFIGIPHHDVAVPVDQLNFVDGKLVLPGATRDALKAMPAFQYARLPAIPKPRDVNQHQ; encoded by the coding sequence ATGGTTTCGAAAGTGCTAGTGGCTGTTCTTCTTGTTGCTTGCGCCGCTGTGACTGCGCAGGGAGCGGCGGCGCAGGTGGTGGGCCAGCAGCCGATAGGAATTACGGTGGTGGAAGCGGATGCTATCCTTGCGGGGTGGAGTGTCAAGCGTTCGATCCTACGCAAGCCTGTATTCAACGAGAATGCCGATAAAATAGGCACGGTCTACGATATCGTCGTCGCGCCGGACAAGTCGATTTCGTATGCCATCATCGACGCACAAGAATTCATCGGGATACCTCATCATGATGTGGCGGTTCCCGTCGATCAACTGAATTTCGTCGATGGCAAGCTTGTTTTGCCTGGGGCGACGCGTGACGCGCTCAAAGCAATGCCTGCGTTTCAATACGCGAGACTACCTGCGATACCGAAGCCACGAGATGTAAACCAGCATCAGTGA
- the ftrA gene encoding transcriptional regulator FtrA produces the protein MHNHLVVALAYDRLCTFEFGCVTELFALERPELGVDWYRFAACASEPGPIRAAGGITLAVPYTLKLLERADTIVIPGWRDADEVPPEPLLRKIRAAYARGARLCSICSGVFVLAAAGVLDGKTVTTHWRYAGKLQQRYPQLRVQPDALYVDEGQIITSAGSAAGLDMLLHLVRRDHGSAVANRVAQRLVVPPHREGGQAQFVPRPMPQDESGRLSKLMDWVRSHPALPHTLRSLAGRAAMSPRTLQRQFHDATGMAPYEWLVRERVAIARELLEAPAPLPMTRVAELAGFSSEESLRRHFRRIALTSPGAYRKKFGARETA, from the coding sequence ATGCACAATCATCTCGTCGTCGCGCTCGCCTACGACCGGCTCTGCACCTTCGAATTCGGCTGCGTGACCGAACTGTTCGCGCTCGAGCGTCCTGAACTCGGCGTGGACTGGTATCGCTTCGCAGCCTGCGCAAGCGAGCCGGGTCCGATCCGGGCGGCGGGCGGCATCACTCTTGCGGTGCCTTACACGCTCAAGCTGCTGGAGCGCGCCGACACCATCGTCATTCCCGGCTGGCGCGATGCCGATGAAGTGCCGCCCGAACCGCTCCTGAGGAAGATCCGCGCCGCTTACGCGCGCGGCGCGCGCCTCTGTTCGATCTGCTCCGGCGTGTTCGTTCTCGCTGCGGCGGGCGTCCTCGACGGCAAGACCGTCACGACGCACTGGCGTTACGCCGGCAAATTGCAGCAGCGCTATCCGCAATTGCGTGTGCAGCCAGACGCGCTCTATGTCGACGAAGGGCAGATCATCACCTCCGCGGGCTCGGCGGCGGGGCTCGACATGCTGCTGCATCTGGTGCGGCGCGATCACGGCAGCGCGGTGGCGAACCGGGTCGCGCAGCGGCTCGTGGTGCCGCCGCATCGCGAGGGCGGCCAGGCGCAGTTCGTGCCGCGTCCCATGCCGCAGGACGAAAGCGGACGTCTCTCCAAACTGATGGACTGGGTGCGCAGTCATCCCGCCTTGCCGCATACATTGCGCTCGCTCGCCGGGCGGGCGGCGATGAGTCCGCGCACGCTGCAGCGCCAGTTTCACGATGCCACCGGCATGGCGCCTTATGAGTGGCTCGTGCGCGAACGCGTGGCCATCGCGCGCGAACTGCTCGAAGCGCCGGCGCCGCTGCCGATGACGCGCGTCGCGGAACTGGCGGGATTCAGTTCCGAAGAATCGTTGCGGCGGCACTTTCGGCGTATTGCATTGACGAGTCCCGGTGCGTATCGCAAGAAGTTCGGCGCGCGGGAAACGGCTTAG
- a CDS encoding rhodanese-like domain-containing protein, whose amino-acid sequence MPTLNAVTAIPAADSAAAQAHFQASLQFETDCADVHDALATDAPGFVLLDVRGPALFAQGHVPGALNLPHGKIVASKLAGYPLETLFVTYCAGPHCNGAARGALRLAQLGRPVKLMSGGVTGWLDEGFALAQAARAGETAEANG is encoded by the coding sequence ATGCCGACCTTGAACGCCGTTACCGCCATTCCCGCCGCCGACAGCGCGGCCGCGCAAGCCCACTTCCAGGCCTCGCTGCAGTTCGAAACCGATTGCGCCGATGTCCACGACGCGCTCGCGACCGACGCGCCCGGCTTCGTGCTGCTGGACGTGCGCGGCCCCGCGCTGTTCGCGCAGGGCCACGTGCCGGGCGCGCTCAACCTGCCGCACGGCAAGATCGTGGCGTCGAAGCTCGCCGGCTATCCGCTGGAGACGCTCTTCGTCACGTACTGCGCGGGGCCGCACTGCAACGGCGCCGCACGCGGCGCGCTGCGCCTCGCTCAGTTGGGCCGGCCCGTCAAGCTGATGAGCGGCGGCGTCACCGGCTGGCTCGACGAAGGCTTCGCCCTCGCACAAGCAGCGCGCGCCGGCGAGACGGCCGAAGCCAATGGCTAA
- a CDS encoding aspartate carbamoyltransferase, producing the protein MSVPQQAFLRDAMRRLNMTRDTFASRIGVSRRALDTWLLPDDSQESRAMPEIVERFVSEIVVHGEPGEKYTQSVDSQSLASQMLFEGKPQLLSVDQFSRDSVEALFRVADIMQPIARRRKISRVLEGAVLGNLFFEASTRTRVSFGAAFCRLGGSVCDTTGFTFSSMAKGESIYDTSRVMSGYVDALVIRHPEQGSVAEFARATNVPVINGGDGPGEHPSQALLDLYTIQREFSRLGKIVDGAHIALVGDLKYGRTVHSLVKLLALHRGIKFTLISPPMLEMPSYIIEQISRNDHVIEQTTDLTAGLRGADVVYATRIQKERFTDESFEGYTPDFQINQALVDSVCGADTLIMHPLPRDSRPGANDLSVDLNHDSRLAIFRQTDNGIPVRMAIFAVLLGVEKLVQHSMRDAAWRPPAYLGPDDAVFHGID; encoded by the coding sequence ATGAGCGTCCCGCAACAAGCCTTCCTACGCGATGCGATGCGTCGCCTGAACATGACGCGCGACACGTTCGCGAGCCGCATCGGCGTGTCGCGCCGCGCGCTCGACACGTGGCTGCTGCCGGACGACTCGCAGGAATCGCGGGCCATGCCGGAGATCGTCGAGCGCTTCGTGTCGGAAATCGTGGTCCACGGGGAGCCGGGCGAAAAATATACGCAAAGCGTAGACTCGCAGTCGCTTGCCAGCCAGATGCTGTTCGAGGGCAAGCCGCAGTTGCTGTCGGTGGATCAATTCTCGCGCGACTCGGTGGAGGCGCTGTTTCGCGTGGCCGACATCATGCAGCCGATCGCACGGCGCCGCAAAATCTCCCGCGTGCTGGAAGGCGCGGTACTCGGCAATCTGTTCTTCGAGGCCAGCACGCGCACCCGCGTGAGCTTCGGCGCCGCGTTCTGCCGGCTGGGCGGCTCGGTGTGCGACACCACCGGCTTCACGTTTTCGTCGATGGCCAAGGGCGAGTCGATCTACGACACCAGCCGCGTGATGAGCGGCTACGTGGACGCGCTGGTGATCCGCCATCCGGAGCAAGGCTCGGTGGCCGAATTCGCGCGCGCCACCAACGTGCCGGTGATCAACGGCGGTGACGGTCCGGGCGAACACCCGAGCCAGGCGCTGCTCGATCTGTACACGATTCAGCGCGAGTTCTCGCGCCTGGGCAAGATCGTCGACGGCGCGCATATCGCGCTGGTCGGCGACCTCAAATACGGGCGCACCGTGCACTCGCTGGTCAAGCTGCTGGCGCTGCACCGCGGCATCAAATTCACGCTGATCTCGCCGCCCATGCTTGAAATGCCGAGCTACATCATCGAGCAGATTTCGCGCAACGATCACGTGATCGAGCAGACCACCGATCTGACCGCCGGGCTGCGCGGCGCCGACGTGGTGTACGCCACGCGCATTCAGAAGGAGCGCTTCACCGACGAATCGTTCGAAGGCTACACGCCGGATTTCCAGATCAATCAGGCGCTGGTGGATAGCGTGTGCGGCGCCGATACGCTGATCATGCATCCGCTGCCGCGCGACAGCCGGCCGGGCGCAAACGATCTGAGCGTGGACCTGAATCACGATTCACGGCTGGCGATTTTCCGGCAAACCGACAACGGCATTCCGGTGCGGATGGCGATTTTCGCGGTGCTGCTGGGCGTCGAGAAACTGGTCCAGCATTCCATGCGCGATGCGGCGTGGCGCCCGCCCGCCTATCTCGGCCCGGACGATGCGGTGTTTCACGGCATCGATTGA
- a CDS encoding RNA-binding protein, whose product MKLWISNLPPDKSDEDVRAFVRKYTQVEIDAMTRIDGDGSRPGVLIEIGGATQLMLSGMQTRLNQMYWDQHELTVHIMSFSDQG is encoded by the coding sequence ATGAAACTGTGGATCAGCAATCTGCCGCCCGACAAGAGCGACGAGGACGTCCGCGCGTTCGTGCGGAAATACACACAGGTCGAAATCGACGCAATGACTCGCATTGACGGCGATGGGTCACGCCCGGGCGTACTGATTGAAATCGGCGGAGCTACTCAGTTGATGCTATCAGGCATGCAAACGCGCTTGAACCAGATGTATTGGGATCAACATGAGCTGACCGTGCACATCATGTCTTTCTCGGACCAAGGCTAG
- a CDS encoding DUF2252 domain-containing protein: MLDIASTIASFNAGRDPERLAMKYKAMRTSPFVFLRGTCHLFYERLPRDKVFDDAPPVWICGDMHLENFGSYKADNRLIYFDNNDFDEACLAPNLYELVRLLTSVLVGASDLKLSRAQALALCHTALQAYGAALAYGKSRWIEGETATGMVRDLFVALASRTRVVHLDRRTTLKGKTRVLKVDGKKALAVSDAQRAAITQFMQKFATGEPNPDFFRILDVARRIAGTGSLGVDRYVILVEGKGSPDGNYLIDLKEALPSSVTPHLSTPQPTWQTQAQRVVEIQRRNQAVSQAFLHAVEFNQRSYVLRSLQPSEDRVALSDWDGKLPRLEAVVNSMAELSAWAHLRSGGRQKSSIADDLIAFGNRKDWQLPLVDIATQCEAQVVADWKAYCEAYDGGVFDLKSKP; this comes from the coding sequence ATGCTCGATATCGCCAGCACCATCGCCAGTTTCAACGCCGGTCGCGATCCCGAACGGCTCGCGATGAAATACAAGGCCATGCGCACGTCACCGTTCGTGTTTTTGCGCGGCACGTGCCACCTGTTTTACGAACGTCTGCCGCGCGACAAGGTGTTCGACGATGCGCCGCCGGTATGGATCTGCGGCGACATGCATCTGGAAAATTTCGGCAGCTACAAGGCCGATAATCGCCTGATCTACTTCGACAACAACGACTTCGACGAAGCCTGCCTCGCGCCGAATCTCTACGAGCTGGTGCGTCTCTTAACGAGCGTGCTGGTCGGCGCGAGCGATCTCAAACTGAGCCGCGCGCAGGCGCTGGCGCTTTGCCACACCGCGCTGCAAGCGTATGGCGCGGCGCTTGCCTACGGCAAGTCGCGCTGGATCGAAGGCGAAACCGCGACCGGCATGGTGCGCGATCTGTTCGTCGCGCTCGCGAGCCGCACGCGGGTCGTGCATCTGGACCGGCGCACCACGCTCAAAGGCAAAACACGTGTGCTGAAGGTGGACGGCAAGAAAGCGCTGGCGGTCAGCGACGCGCAGCGTGCCGCCATCACACAGTTCATGCAGAAGTTCGCCACGGGCGAGCCCAATCCCGACTTCTTCCGCATTCTCGACGTCGCACGGCGGATTGCCGGCACGGGGAGCCTCGGCGTGGATCGTTACGTGATCCTCGTCGAAGGCAAGGGCTCGCCGGACGGCAACTATCTGATCGATCTGAAAGAGGCGCTGCCTTCTTCGGTGACGCCGCACCTGAGTACGCCGCAGCCGACGTGGCAGACGCAAGCGCAGCGCGTCGTCGAAATTCAGCGGCGCAATCAGGCCGTGTCGCAGGCCTTTCTGCACGCGGTCGAATTCAATCAGCGCTCGTATGTGCTGCGCAGCCTGCAGCCTTCGGAAGACCGCGTGGCCTTGAGCGACTGGGACGGCAAGCTGCCGCGTCTCGAAGCGGTGGTCAATAGCATGGCCGAGTTGAGCGCGTGGGCGCATCTGCGTAGCGGTGGGCGGCAGAAGTCGTCGATCGCCGACGATCTGATCGCGTTCGGCAATCGCAAGGACTGGCAGTTGCCGTTGGTCGATATCGCGACGCAGTGCGAGGCGCAGGTGGTGGCGGATTGGAAAGCCTATTGCGAAGCCTATGACGGCGGTGTGTTCGATCTGAAGTCGAAGCCATGA
- a CDS encoding polymer-forming cytoskeletal protein, whose translation MFNKKKTVGIQQAKLATLIAHDVRITGDLQFSDGLRMDGHVKGNVSGEPGGQTLLVLSDRGSIEGNVHGYDVVVNGRIVGDVIADHFVELQSNAHVTGNICYQQLRMDCGASVDGKLTKRDAAQAATPHLVSVADSAFDERKAG comes from the coding sequence ATGTTCAACAAGAAAAAAACCGTGGGCATCCAGCAGGCCAAGCTCGCCACCCTGATCGCTCACGACGTGCGGATCACCGGCGACCTGCAGTTCAGCGACGGCCTGCGCATGGACGGCCATGTGAAGGGCAACGTCAGCGGCGAGCCGGGCGGCCAGACGCTGCTGGTCCTGAGCGACCGCGGCTCGATCGAAGGCAACGTGCACGGCTACGACGTGGTGGTCAACGGCAGGATCGTCGGCGACGTGATTGCCGATCATTTCGTCGAGCTGCAGAGCAACGCGCATGTGACCGGCAACATCTGCTACCAGCAGTTGCGGATGGATTGCGGCGCCTCGGTGGACGGCAAGCTCACCAAGCGCGACGCGGCGCAGGCGGCGACGCCGCATCTGGTGTCGGTGGCCGATAGCGCATTCGACGAGCGCAAGGCCGGCTAG
- a CDS encoding EAL domain-containing protein: protein MQSSYNLWLVTISFVVAALASYTALDLTGRIFLLASPRLRHAWRLGGAAALGVGIWSMHFIAMLAFSLPIPLGYDFTTTAASLALAIGASYLALYVTTHERLTAGRLLAGGVVMGLGIAGMHYTGMMAMQMAPGIRYQPAWFAGSLAIAIGASTAALWMARALSNDDARHVVRKRLAAALVMGVAISGMHYAGMAAAEFAPGAICGAAKGVNATWLATSVILLTFAILIVTLILSRFDARTAFLIGAVSRLNSQILRLATLDTLTGLPNRSTLNDRIERAILNARRQRSLFAILFMDLDGFKTINDSLGHSAGDQVLTAFAQRLLLCVRSSDTVARLGGDEFVVLSENLGSREDASALAEGVLERMRLGVWTDSQPLQVMPSIGIALYPHDGDTVETLLKHADAAMYEAKRAGRSTYRFFERRMNEAATRTLQIQNALHDALTAGHFSLHFQPKFHGSGNSLAGAEALIRLHHPQLGTLTPLEFIPIAERSGQIVQIGYWVVRETCRHIRQWVSQGLPSMKVAINLSLRQLLQPKLVASMLEIVKAEGVACEQIMFEITETVAMQDAPKTIEMIREFQASGFEIAIDDFGTGYSSLAYLQRFRVKQLKIDRFFTNGLDAHGPEGSAIVSAIIALAHSLEMDVVAEGVETESQLDMLKTMMCDEMQGFLLGKPLSADDFGDLLRERMVAA, encoded by the coding sequence ATGCAGAGCTCATACAACCTTTGGCTGGTCACCATTTCATTCGTCGTGGCGGCGCTGGCGTCGTACACGGCGCTCGATCTGACCGGCCGCATTTTCCTGCTGGCGTCGCCCCGTCTGCGGCACGCCTGGCGGCTGGGCGGCGCCGCGGCGCTCGGCGTCGGCATCTGGTCGATGCACTTCATCGCCATGCTCGCCTTTTCGCTGCCGATTCCGCTCGGCTACGACTTCACGACGACAGCGGCGTCGCTCGCGCTCGCGATCGGCGCCTCCTATCTGGCCCTGTACGTCACGACTCATGAGCGGCTCACGGCGGGCCGCCTGCTGGCAGGCGGCGTGGTAATGGGACTCGGCATTGCCGGCATGCACTACACCGGCATGATGGCGATGCAAATGGCGCCGGGCATCCGCTATCAGCCGGCGTGGTTCGCGGGTTCGCTCGCGATCGCGATCGGCGCATCGACCGCCGCGCTGTGGATGGCCCGCGCGCTCAGCAACGACGACGCGCGCCACGTGGTGCGCAAGCGTCTGGCCGCGGCGCTGGTGATGGGCGTCGCGATCAGCGGCATGCACTACGCCGGCATGGCCGCCGCCGAGTTTGCGCCCGGCGCCATCTGCGGCGCGGCCAAAGGCGTGAACGCCACGTGGCTCGCGACCTCGGTGATCCTGCTCACCTTTGCCATTCTGATCGTCACGCTGATACTGTCGCGCTTCGATGCGCGCACCGCCTTTCTGATCGGCGCGGTGTCGAGGCTGAACAGCCAGATCCTACGGCTCGCCACGCTCGACACCCTGACCGGACTGCCGAACCGCAGCACGCTGAACGACCGCATCGAACGCGCGATCCTCAACGCGCGGCGGCAGCGCTCGCTGTTCGCGATCCTTTTCATGGACCTCGACGGCTTCAAGACCATCAACGATTCGCTCGGCCACTCGGCCGGCGACCAGGTCCTGACCGCGTTCGCGCAGCGCCTGCTGCTGTGCGTGCGCTCGAGCGACACCGTGGCGCGGCTGGGCGGCGACGAATTCGTGGTGTTGTCCGAGAACCTCGGCTCGCGCGAAGACGCCAGCGCGCTCGCCGAAGGCGTGCTCGAGCGCATGCGCCTCGGCGTGTGGACCGATTCACAGCCGCTGCAGGTGATGCCGAGCATCGGCATCGCCCTCTATCCGCACGACGGCGACACCGTCGAGACGTTGTTGAAGCACGCCGACGCGGCCATGTACGAGGCCAAACGCGCGGGCCGCAGCACCTATCGCTTCTTCGAACGCAGGATGAACGAGGCCGCCACGCGCACGCTGCAGATTCAGAACGCGTTGCACGACGCGCTCACCGCCGGCCATTTCTCGCTGCACTTCCAGCCGAAGTTTCACGGCAGCGGCAACTCGCTGGCAGGCGCCGAAGCGCTGATCCGCCTGCATCATCCGCAACTCGGCACACTGACGCCGCTCGAGTTCATTCCGATCGCCGAGCGCTCGGGACAGATCGTGCAGATCGGCTATTGGGTCGTGCGCGAAACGTGCCGGCACATTCGCCAGTGGGTTTCGCAAGGCCTGCCGTCGATGAAAGTAGCGATCAACCTCTCGCTGCGCCAGTTGCTGCAGCCAAAGCTCGTCGCGAGCATGCTCGAGATCGTCAAGGCCGAAGGCGTGGCCTGCGAGCAGATCATGTTCGAAATCACCGAAACCGTGGCCATGCAGGATGCGCCAAAAACCATCGAAATGATCCGCGAATTCCAGGCGAGCGGCTTCGAGATCGCGATCGACGACTTCGGCACCGGCTATTCGAGCCTCGCCTATCTGCAGCGTTTTCGCGTCAAGCAACTGAAGATCGACCGCTTCTTCACCAACGGCCTCGACGCGCACGGCCCGGAAGGCAGCGCGATCGTGTCGGCGATCATCGCGCTCGCGCACTCGCTGGAAATGGACGTGGTGGCCGAGGGCGTGGAAACCGAATCGCAACTCGACATGCTCAAGACGATGATGTGCGACGAGATGCAGGGTTTCCTGCTCGGCAAGCCGCTCAGCGCCGACGACTTCGGCGACCTGCTGCGGGAAAGAATGGTGGCCGCGTGA
- a CDS encoding alpha/beta hydrolase family protein codes for MNKARAFWLILTLLCTTPAWAFQSRVVTIPSAAMHKSLEATVVLPDQYARGKAADRFPVVYLLHGSGGDYTDWTSNSQIGKLADRYHVILVMPDGGHESWYIDSPVDPHSRYETYVGTEVVSYVDAHFRTIATRQARAITGLSMGGFGALHIALDRPEEFGAAGSISGAVDPRGCEDEPGIDQVFGDPMRHADFWNNEAIVENARNFSNAHIALTIDCGVNDSLVQSNRTLHERLVELGVPHDYAERPGGHTWKYWANAVQYQVLFFAGTFKRNGSAAA; via the coding sequence ATGAATAAAGCTCGTGCGTTCTGGCTCATTCTTACACTGCTCTGTACGACGCCTGCGTGGGCGTTTCAGTCGCGGGTCGTCACCATTCCGAGCGCGGCCATGCATAAGTCGCTCGAAGCGACGGTCGTGCTGCCCGATCAATATGCGCGCGGCAAAGCGGCTGATCGTTTTCCCGTCGTCTATCTGCTGCACGGCTCGGGCGGCGACTACACCGACTGGACTTCGAATTCGCAGATCGGCAAGCTGGCCGACCGCTATCACGTGATACTCGTGATGCCCGACGGTGGCCACGAAAGCTGGTACATCGACAGTCCTGTCGATCCGCACAGCCGGTACGAAACCTATGTAGGCACGGAGGTGGTGAGCTACGTCGACGCGCATTTCCGCACGATCGCGACGCGCCAGGCGCGCGCCATTACCGGCTTGAGCATGGGCGGTTTCGGCGCCTTGCATATCGCGCTGGACCGGCCGGAAGAGTTCGGCGCCGCGGGCAGCATCAGCGGCGCGGTGGATCCGCGTGGTTGTGAAGATGAGCCGGGCATCGACCAGGTATTCGGCGATCCGATGCGGCATGCCGACTTCTGGAACAACGAGGCGATCGTCGAGAACGCGCGCAATTTCAGCAACGCGCATATCGCGCTCACGATCGATTGCGGGGTCAACGACTCGCTGGTGCAATCGAACCGGACGCTGCATGAGCGGCTGGTCGAACTCGGCGTGCCGCACGACTACGCGGAGCGGCCCGGCGGCCACACCTGGAAGTACTGGGCCAACGCCGTGCAGTACCAGGTGCTGTTTTTCGCCGGGACGTTCAAGCGCAATGGGAGCGCCGCGGCCTGA
- a CDS encoding GH1 family beta-glucosidase: MANDTSAVSDALSPHSQSLADPFSPPADSSLWRKNFLLGAATASYQIEGAVNEDGRLPSIWDTFSATPGKVLAGDTGEVACDHYHRWEADIDLLAGLGLEGYRLSIAWPRVMDAAGAPNRTGLDFYKRLLARLKEKGITTFVTLYHWDLPQHLEDRGGWLNRDTAYRFADYAGLMSRELAGSVDAWATLNEPWCSAYLGYGNGHHAPGLADARYATQAMHHLLLAHGLALPVLRANDPASQKGIVANIGRGTANSERAADQRAAHLFEVQHNAWILDPLLKGSYPEDLFELWPGTEPLVLDGDMQTIAAPLDFLGINYYFRTNVASDGARGFRDVPLEGVERTQMGWEVYPDGLRDLLTGFKATYANLPPIYITENGMASNDMVVDGRVEDTQRISFLKRHLAAVDEAIKAGVEIRGYFLWSLMDNFEWAFGYERRFGIVHVDYASQKRTIKRSAELVSKFLKERKARGE, translated from the coding sequence GTGGCAAACGACACATCCGCTGTATCCGACGCTCTCTCTCCCCATTCCCAATCACTCGCCGATCCTTTCAGCCCGCCCGCGGACTCGTCGCTGTGGCGCAAGAACTTTCTGCTCGGCGCGGCCACGGCTTCGTATCAGATCGAAGGCGCCGTGAACGAAGACGGCCGCCTGCCGTCCATCTGGGACACGTTTTCGGCGACGCCCGGCAAGGTGCTGGCCGGCGACACCGGCGAGGTGGCCTGCGATCACTATCATCGCTGGGAAGCGGACATCGACCTGCTGGCCGGGCTCGGCCTCGAAGGCTATCGGCTCTCGATCGCCTGGCCGCGCGTGATGGATGCGGCCGGCGCGCCGAACCGCACAGGCCTCGACTTCTACAAACGCCTGCTGGCGCGGCTGAAAGAGAAGGGCATCACGACCTTCGTCACGTTGTATCACTGGGACTTGCCGCAGCATCTGGAAGATCGCGGCGGCTGGCTCAATCGCGATACCGCTTACCGTTTCGCCGACTACGCCGGCCTGATGAGCCGCGAACTGGCCGGCAGCGTCGATGCGTGGGCGACGCTCAACGAGCCCTGGTGCTCGGCGTATCTCGGCTACGGCAACGGCCACCACGCGCCGGGGCTTGCCGATGCACGTTACGCCACGCAGGCCATGCATCATCTGCTGCTGGCGCACGGTCTCGCGTTGCCGGTGCTGCGCGCCAACGATCCGGCTTCGCAAAAGGGCATCGTCGCCAACATCGGACGCGGTACGGCCAATAGTGAACGCGCCGCCGATCAGCGTGCCGCGCATCTGTTCGAGGTGCAACATAACGCGTGGATTCTCGACCCGCTGCTCAAAGGCAGCTACCCCGAAGATCTGTTTGAGTTGTGGCCAGGCACCGAACCGCTGGTGCTCGACGGCGACATGCAAACCATTGCCGCGCCGCTGGACTTCCTCGGCATCAACTATTATTTCCGCACGAATGTCGCGAGCGACGGCGCGCGTGGTTTCAGGGACGTGCCGCTCGAAGGCGTGGAGCGCACGCAGATGGGTTGGGAAGTGTATCCGGACGGCTTGCGCGATCTGCTGACGGGCTTCAAGGCCACGTACGCGAACCTGCCGCCGATCTACATCACCGAAAACGGCATGGCTTCGAACGACATGGTGGTCGACGGCCGTGTAGAGGACACGCAGCGCATCTCGTTTCTCAAGCGCCATCTCGCCGCGGTCGACGAGGCGATCAAAGCCGGCGTGGAGATTCGTGGCTATTTCCTCTGGTCGCTGATGGACAACTTCGAATGGGCCTTCGGGTACGAGCGGCGCTTCGGTATCGTACATGTCGACTACGCTAGCCAGAAGCGTACGATCAAACGCAGTGCGGAGCTGGTGTCGAAATTCTTGAAGGAGCGCAAGGCACGCGGTGAATAG